The following proteins are co-located in the Vigna unguiculata cultivar IT97K-499-35 chromosome 9, ASM411807v1, whole genome shotgun sequence genome:
- the LOC114164722 gene encoding lycopene epsilon cyclase, chloroplastic yields the protein MECVSARNLAAMAFCVSPSPRLRLRKKKLWRRRTASGGHGVRWRSRWLKVEAKAGGESCVATKEDFADEDDYVKAGGSELVFVQMQQNKAMEMQSKLVDKLAPIGDDILDLVVIGCGPAGLALAAESAKLGLKVGLIGPDLPFTNNYGVWEDEFRGLGLEGCIEHVWKDTVVYLDNKDPVFIGRSYGRVSRHLLHEELLSRCVESGVTYLSSRVENIIEASNGHSHVVCEYDIIVPSRLVTVASGAASGKLLQYEVGGPKVSVQTAYGVEVEVENNPYDPNVMVFMDYRDYVKQNVQGLEANYPTFLYAMPMSRTRVFFEETCLASKDAMPFDLLKKKLFLRLNSMGIRITKTYEEEWSYIPVGGSLPNTEQKNLAFGAAASMVHPATGYSVVRSLSEAPKYASVIANILKDGHAKDNITQERRKENLSMQAWNTLWPQERKRQRAFFLFGLALILQLDIGGIRTFFRTFFCLPDWMWQGFLGSSLSSTDLVLFAFYMFIIAPNNLRMSLVRHLLSDPTGAIMIKAYLAV from the exons ATGGAGTGCGTTTCAGCGAGAAACCTGGCGGCAATGGCGTTTTGCGTGAGTCCTTCGCCAAGGTTGAGATTGCGGAAGAAGAAGCTGTGGAGAAGACGAACCGCGTCTGGAGGCCATGGCGTTCGCTGGCGCTCGCGGTGGCTGAAGGTGGAGGCGAAGGCAGGGGGCGAGAGTTGCGTGGCGACCAAAGAAGACTTCGCTGATGAGGACGATTACGTGAAGGCCGGTGGCTCCGAACTCGTTTTCGTACAAATGCAACAGAACAAAGCCATGGAAATGCAATCCAAGCTCGTGGATAAG TTGGCCCCTATAGGAGATGATATACTGGATCTAGTTGTGATTGGTTGTGGTCCGGCTGGTCTTGCTCTAGCTGCTGAATCAGCCAAGTTGGGACTAAAAGTTGGGCTCATTGGCCCGGATCTTccttttacaaataattatgGTGTGTGGGAGGACGAATTTAGAG GTCTCGGACTTGAAGGTTGCATTGAACATGTTTGGAAGGATACCGTTGTCTATCTGGACAACAAGGATCCCGTTTTTATTGGACGTTCCTATGGACGTGTCAGTCGGCATCTGCTTCATGAGGAATTGTTAAGCAG GTGTGTCGAGTCAGGTGTCACATATCTTAGCTCAAGAGTAGAAAATATTATTGAGGCGAGCAATGGTCACAGTCATGTCGTCTGTGAATATGATATTATAGTGCCCAGCAG GCTTGTTACTGTTGCATCAGGAGCTGCTTCGGGGAAACTGTTGCAATATGAGGTCGGGGGTCCAAAGGTTTCTGTTCAAACAGCTTATGGTGTGGAAGTTGAG GTGGAAAACAATCCTTATGATCCAAATGTGATGGTTTTCATGGATTACAGAGACTACGTGAAGCAAAATGTTCAAGGTCTAGAAGCAAATTATCCAACATTTCTATATGCAATGCCCATGTCCCGTACAAGAGTGTTTTTTGAG GAAACCTGTTTAGCGTCAAAAGATGCGATGCCTTTTGATTTACTAAAGAAGAAGCTCTTTTTGAGATTAAATTCAATGGGGATCAGAATTACTAAAACTTACGAAGAG GAATGGTCTTATATCCCAGTTGGCGGATCCTTACCAAACACAGAACAAAAGAACCTTGCATTTGGTGCAGCTGCCAGCATGGTGCATCCAGCCACAG GGTACTCCGTTGTGAGATCTTTGTCAGAAGCTCCAAAATATGCTTCAGTAATTGctaatattttgaaagatggcCATGCCAAGGACAATATTACccaagaaagaagaaaggagaatTTATCTATGCAAG cTTGGAATACACTTTGGCCACAAGAAAGGAAACGGCAGAGGGCATTCTTTCTTTTTGGATTAGCTCTAATTCTGCAGCTGGACATTGGGGGAATTCGAACATTCTTTCGTACTTTCTTCTGCCTACCTGATTG GATGTGGCAGGGATTTCTTGGCTCCTCACTCTCCTCTACAGATCTTGTATTATTTGCTTTCTACATGTTCATAATAGCACCAAATAACTTGAGAATGAGTCTAGTGAGACATCTGCTTTCAGATCCTACTGGTGCAATCATGATTAAGGCTTACTTAGCGGTATAG
- the LOC114164723 gene encoding serine/threonine-protein kinase tricorner-like, whose translation MENHKMVKSVCVKEEIENNLEEQEEEDVADVGSSMTLERVAAAKKFIEDHYRSQMKLIQQRKERRLELEQKLASAHVTEEEQMNQLKDLESKETEFMRLKRHKICVDDFDLLTIIGRGAFGEVTLCREKTSGNIYAMKKLKKSEMLSRGQVEHVRAERNVLAEVASDCIVKLFYSFQDDEHLYLIMEYLPGGDIMTLLMREETLTETVARFYIAQSVLAIESIHKHNYIHRDIKPDNLLLDKYGHMKLSDFGLCKPLDCSSLSSIHEMQILDDGNLYDTMDVDGALPNGRNGRRWKSPLEQLQHWQINRRKLAFSTVGTPDYIAPEVLLKKGYSVECDWWSLGAIMYEMLVGYPPFYSDDPVTTCRKIVNWKNHLKFPEEARLTPEAKDLICRLLCGVSHRLGTNGADEIKAHPWFKDVAWDRLYEMEAAFKPQVFGELDTQNFMKFDEVEQPKPTRPGSGPIRKKLLTSQDLSFVGYTYKNFAAVKGMRQSHDTGSMSPQRTSIDSTHSDSAVNYSI comes from the exons ATGGAGAATCACAAGATGGTAAAATCGGTGTGTGTTAAGGAGGAGATAGAGAATAACCTGGAGGAGCAGGAAGAGGAAGATGTAGCAGATGTGGGTTCCAGCATGACCTTGGAAAGGGTCGCTGCAGCTAAGAAATTCATCGAGGACCATTACAGGTCTCAGATGAAACTCATCCAACAACGCAAAGAGAG GCGTTTAGAGCTAGAACAGAAGTTAGCATCTGCTCATGTAACAGAAGAGGAACAGATGAATCAATTGAAGGATTTAGAGAGCAAGGAAACTGAGTTTATGCGGTTAAAAAGACACAAAATATGTGTTGATGATTTTGATCTTCTAACCATTATTGGGAGGGGAGCCTTTGGGGAG GTAACACTCTGTCGGGAAAAAACATCAGGTAATATATATGCcatgaaaaagttgaaaaaatctGAAATGCTCAGCAGGGGACAG GTTGAGCATGTTAGAGCTGAAAGGAATGTACTTGCAGAAGTTGCCAGTGACTGCATTGTGAAACTCTTTTACTCTTTTCAAGATGATGAACACTTATATCTCATAATGGAATATTTGCCCGGTGGTGATATAATGACCCTGTTGATGAGAGAAGAAACTTTGACTGAAACTGTGGCTAGATTTTACATTGCCCAAAGTGTTTTGGCCATAGAATCTATTCATAAACACAACTACATTCATAG AGATATAAAACCTGACAACCTTCTATTGGACAAATACGGTCACATGAAGCTATCTGATTTTGGTCTATGCAAGCCACTTGACTGCTCAAGTCTATCATCTATTCATGAAATGCAGATCCTCGATGATGGCAACTTATATGATACCATGGATGTTGATGGAGCCTTGCCAAATGGCAGAAATGGTAGGCGCTGGAAAAGTCCCTTAGAACAACTTCAACACTGGCAAATTAATAGGAGGAAGCTG GCATTTTCCACTGTTGGAACTCCAGATTATATTGCCCCTGAAGTATTACTGAAAAAGGGTTACAGTGTGGAGTGTGACtg GTGGTCTCTTGGTGCTATAATGTATGAAATGCTAGTTGGATATCCCCCATTTTACTCTGATGATCCTGTAACCACATGCCGAAAG ATCGTGAACTGGAAAAATCACTTGAAATTTCCAGAGGAGGCCAGATTGACACCTGAAGCCAAGGATCTAATATGCAGGTTGCTCTGTGGTGTTTCACATAGGCTTGGCACTAATGGAGCAGATGAAATTAAA GCTCATCCTTGGTTCAAAGATGTGGCATGGGACAGGCTCTATGAAATGGAGGCAGCATTTAAACCACAGGTCTTTGGAGAGCTTGACACTCagaattttatgaaatttgatgAA GTTGAACAACCAAAACCAACTAGACCTGGATCTGGACCCATCAGAAAG AAACTCTTAACTTCTCAAGATCTCAGTTTTGTTGGTTATACATATAAGAACTTTGCTGCTGTGAAGGGGATGCGTCAATCTCATG ATACAGGTAGCATGTCACCACAGCGGACATCCATTGACTCCACACACA GTGATTCAGCAGTAAACTATTCCATCTGA
- the LOC114163822 gene encoding protein ALP1-like, which translates to MGISPVPFFAQEDYSHFYNLFADTDSNTNKRKRNSKEDEGGGAEQNGDSAIVKDLLASLMLLEEEETREQQNRMVESQQQRDMFNASFQNQARAMETYKAQFEAHYAESEELQNKITKKARRAAAAAASSVILDDTGSVQAEVPPQTGSTVQRRMWVRDRSKDWWERISREDFPEEEFRRWFRMSRSTFDMICDELDAVVTKKNTMLRDAIPVRQRVAVCIWRLATGDPLRLVSKRFGLGISTCHKLVLEVCYAIRTVLMPKFLQWPSEEKMNRIKEEFESSSGIQNVGGAMYTTHVPIIAPKISVSAYFNKRHTERNQKTSYSVTVQGVVDSRGVFSDVCIGWPGSMPDDEVLEKSALFQRANSGNLRDVWIVGNSGHPLMDWVLVPYTHPNLTWTQHAFNEKIEEIQGTAKQAFAKLKARWGCLQKRTEVKLQDLPVVLGACCVLHNICEMRNEEMDDEWGFELFDDEMVPENSIRSASSMQARDHIAHHLLHHARAGTAFL; encoded by the coding sequence ATGGGAATCAGCCCCGTCCCGTTTTTCGCTCAAGAAGATTACTCACACTTCTACAACCTATTTGCAGATACAGACAGCAACACCAACAAGAGAAAGCGTAACAGTAAAGAAGACGAAGGAGGAGGAGCAGAACAAAATGGTGATAGTGCTATCGTCAAGGACTTACTTGCTTCGCTGATGCTGTTGGAAGAGGAAGAAACTCGTGAACAGCAAAACAGAATGGTTGAGTCCCAACAACAACGAGATATGTTCAACGCAAGCTTCCAGAACCAGGCCAGGGCCATGGAAACCTACAAGGCCCAATTCGAAGCCCATTACGCCGAATCGGAGGAgctccaaaataaaataaccaaaaaGGCCCGTCGCGCGGCTGCAGCAGCTGCCAGTTCGGTTATTCTAGACGACACCGGTTCGGTTCAGGCCGAGGTTCCTCCTCAAACCGGTTCGACGGTTCAGCGGAGGATGTGGGTGAGGGACCGGTCGAAGGACTGGTGGGAGCGGATTAGCCGGGAGGACTTCCCGGAGGAGGAGTTCCGGCGGTGGTTCCGGATGAGCAGAAGCACGTTCGACATGATCTGCGACGAGCTCGACGCGGTGGTGACGAAGAAAAACACGATGCTCCGAGACGCGATTCCGGTGCGGCAGCGCGTGGCCGTGTGCATCTGGCGCCTGGCCACCGGCGACCCGCTCCGGCTGGTGTCGAAGCGGTTCGGGTTGGGGATCTCCACGTGTCACAAGCTCGTGCTCGAAGTCTGCTACGCGATACGCACCGTTTTGATGCCGAAGTTTCTGCAGTGGCCGAGCGAGGAAAAGATGAATCGCATCAAGGAAGAGTTCGAGAGCTCGTCGGGAATACAGAACGTGGGAGGCGCAATGTACACGACGCACGTGCCGATCATCGCTCCTAAAATAAGCGTGTCGGCGTATTTTAACAAGCGGCACACGGAGCGGAACCAGAAAACGAGTTACTCGGTAACGGTTCAGGGCGTGGTTGATTCGAGAGGCGTTTTCAGCGACGTGTGCATTGGTTGGCCGGGTTCGATGCCGGACGACGAGGTTCTGGAGAAAAGCGCGTTGTTTCAGAGAGCTAACAGTGGGAATCTGAGGGACGTTTGGATCGTGGGAAACTCAGGGCACCCTCTGATGGACTGGGTGCTGGTCCCGTACACGCACCCTAACCTGACGTGGACGCAGCACGCGTTCAACGAGAAGATTGAGGAGATTCAGGGCACTGCCAAACAGGCCTTTGCGAAGCTAAAAGCGCGGTGGGGGTGTTTGCAGAAGAGGACTGAGGTGAAGCTTCAGGACTTGCCTGTGGTGCTCGGCGCGTGCTGTGTTCTGCATAACATTTGTGAGATGAGGAATGAAGAGATGGATGATGAGTGGGGATTTGAGCTTTTTGACGACGAGATGGTGCCGGAAAACTCCATTCGCTCTGCTTCTTCCATGCAGGCCAGAGACCACATTGCGCACCATTTGCTGCACCATGCTCGCGCTGGCACTGCCTTCTTGtaa